The Carassius auratus strain Wakin unplaced genomic scaffold, ASM336829v1 scaf_tig00026573, whole genome shotgun sequence DNA segment acaagtgtaatttcacaaataaatgtactgtaatgcATTTGGAGTATTCAGTGTTTAAATTATTACCATCCAAAAATACCTTGAACTCTCAGTGTCCTTAAGTTTTTGAGAAAATGTATCAATAAATTGGCAAAGAAAAAAGACTGACAAGGCAGAGGTTCACGGGCTGGCTACCTGACAGGGTCACAGTCTGACGTGAAGGGAGGCAGGCCAGTGATGGAGCCAAGGCCCAGTTCTGTGTCCAGACCGTCTGGAGTCATGTTTTCAGAGTCTGAGCCGCCATCTAGGGGTGGGGTCTTATAGTGTTCTGGAAGCCCATTGGTCGTCTTTCCTGTGGTTTGTAACGAAGGCCAAGCTTCTTTGTTGTTACTACTGGAACTGGGGAATATGATTCAAAACTTTAAATATGACAGAAACTTAATTACGGATATTTTCAATCCTTAAAGAAAGTGTAAATGACCAGATTataatgaattcattttaattacaacTTCACTTCTCACTTTATTGGGATTTACATTAAACCAATGCCACGGTTTGGTTGGCTGTGGGGTAGGGTTAATGGCATGGCACCAGAAATGCTAAAGAACACTAGATctaaaataaaggtttaaaatgaTGGATCTTCTCCGATAATCGGTGTGGATTTAACCTACATGCAATAGTGCATAAATGTTTGTGGGAATGTCACGCTTTTATAAAATCGCTAAACCTCCGGGAACGTATATAATTACACACAATGCCCGCAATGTTGCAGCGAAACATGGCAAACTAAACTCAAAAAATTCATATttcattctattattttattcagttattaATATTCTTTGTTGTTTGTGCTGAAGGCTGAAGAGAAAATAACAGAAGTAGGCCTACAATAAAGCGCTTTACTGCAGCGTAActcaaccaaatgcatcttatgaGATAAATATATACACGACATACATATAAACAGAGTATTGCAACTTATAGTTCCGCAGAAGTCTGTGAGTGGCTGCACAAAAGCAACTATGCTAGTCATGAAGCTATAACTCGGTGTACGCATTCTTGGTGTATTGCGTTTTTCAGTTCGGTTTGAATATCATTACATCCCTACACTTTATAATtatcattttctgtattttaaaataatattcatcaAAACTATTGAAATATCCATATCTACATGtgtaatttctgaattaattaaTACATGGGTTTTAATTGGAGCAGCTGTGAAAGGTATGATTCAGTCCAAACCTCTGTGATGTGCCTGATTTGCCCTTTGTCTTCTCCCCTGCCCCTGTCGAGCTCTGCAGGAAGCTGGGGTTTGTTTTATAGAGCTCCTGTAAGAGTTTCTGTTCATATTCCTGATGTTTCCCTGCCTGCAATGTCAAATGTTAGGAGCTCAGATGTAAGACTGCCAGCATCAGTATCAGAGGTTGAAACACGGGAAGCAGCGACGTTACCTGCATTTCTTCTTTCGTGAAACTAGCAGCTTCGTCTCCCAGCTCGTGAAGATACATGCAGTCTGGTTTGGGGCACTGCGTGCTTTTCAGAAAATAACTGCAGTATTTTGTTGTACCTAAAGAAGCCTGCATGAAAAaattcatatatgtatataatgcacACTGGTAGTAATTAAGTCTTCATAACATTAAGACTATTTTTGTACTATGTTTTAGCTACCTTAAGTGTTCTGCCATCTACTACAACATTGTTAACACACTGTATAGCTCGGAGGGCATCTTCTGATCGAATGTAAGTGACGTAGGCACTGGCACTAGGACCCTGGggacaaatattaaagcatattgGGTCacaaaaattatacatttggATAAAACAGAgacatgaatgcaaaaaaaaaaaaaaaatcagtaaatatttgctgcaataaaaaaaattcgcttaaatatttattacacaaaatatttgCGTGTTATAATTGTTTGAGCAGACACAAGGCTGACTGGGAAGAAAACGATGCTCACCTGTGAGCCAGCATAAGAAGTGCTGTTATTGATGACCACCTTATGAATCTTCCCAAACTTCCCGAAATACTCCGGCCTTTTTAAGACCTGCAATCAGACTTCAGTTATATATTTCAAAAGACCTTTATTGTTGTTTGCAGATCATCAACAGCACATGCAAATGCTGTTTGTTAATTTGacttcacagagagagagagagagagagagcacacctGATTATCATAATTCATTGGAAGAATTTGACGATCACCATTTATTACAAGAGAAAGCCATATGAAATTGTAAAACATTCTGTATTGAGAACCGATGACCTAAACACTATCAACAGGATGTCCACAATGTTTTTTCAGCCAAATCAACACTGAAAATTTAAGGCACACAAGTAGGTTTCTGCCGGGTGACTTTTGAGATTCTGATCACTCTTGAAATGTGAAAGCAGCCCGGATGTTCAAGTGTAGCGGCCTCAGTGGCTTTCTTCTCTCTGTTCTTTTCACACCCTCAGTGTGAAATAAATGAAGGCAGAGACTGAAAAGTGAAGGGTCAATTCAGACAAACCCCATAAAAACATTCTCATAATGCAGATTTGATGCATTTGCGCTCCTTATCTCTTTCGAACGCTCTTGAATAACTTGTTCTCTGCTGAGATCTATTCAGGGTACATGACGTCAGGTGTGATGGCAaatagagggagagaaagagcgtCAGAGAGAAGGGAGCAAAAAGAGAGTGAAAGCTGTTTTCATGGGCTGGTTATGTGGACTAAGTGCAGCTGGTGGGCAGGTGGATTTCATTTTCCAGGAACTCATTAtggtctctcttttttatttttttcatttaatattatgtGGCATAAAATCAAATCTACACATCTTCAGGGAGTTTCATGCAGCCAGATGGAAATGATCCTGTAAAATATGCCTAAAGAAAGGCCATGATAACAGGAAATAGTAGACTCAGTGAACATAAGAGGCACTATTCCCTGGCACAGACATTTTGGAAGCACCAAAAAGTATACTTACTCATATTTGGAAAACAATGTAGTCAGTGTGTTGTCACAAGGCATATTTTTATATTGACACCAGTAACTACAAACAGTTGACCAATATATCTGCAAGGCCAATATAGCATTTAATTACCGGCATAAATCAACCTGTTTTTCTTTTTGGCAAATCAGTGTCATaagcaggacttttattttgacagcaaagAGAGCACAGGAGCGAATTTTCTTCCTCTTCATTAGTTTACAATTTTTTACAGTTCTGTCAAATAATAAGAAAGGCAAATGCTATGATGTTTCTTAATAGATCATCAGTGTTcatgaaatatgcatttatatgtaatatttactgTGTGCAAAATCTGCATTAAATGGTCTGGTCGTTAACATGATaaccaatgcacacacacacactaacaatttattcatacttAAAAATACTATAACAGGATCATAAGATCAAAACGTGTATACCTCTTTATGTAGTTCAAATTATTCAAACAGattcattttcaaatgatttcttaTTTTAGATCTTatgtaaaatatagttttaattgCATGAATTGTTATGCTTGAGTAATGTGCTACCTAGTAACTActtgatcagaatcagaatcagatcaTAAGTGAGTCAGATGGGTCTTTTTTCAGTGGTGTAATGCAACAGAGTAATAATACTTcattacagtacttaagtatttctTCTGTACTTAAGTTTTCATGTGTCAATTTTCTCCACTATATTtaccaattaaaatgtattcttttaatTTCCCCGACGCATATTCGTTACTTACTACACAGTAAAGTTGGAACACAGATTAAAAGAAAGCATGTTTGACGAATCAGTAGTCTGGTGCTTTCAAGTTAGACTAAAAAGAAATCTCCTTTGTGCATGTGCGAACAACTTCTGTCACAACCGCAGTTGATTTCATTTTCTACTGAAGTCAAGGGTGGGATGTGTGATATGCACTGTCTGCCCTAACATCGCAAGTGTTGTTTTAACGACGTGCAATCTGACATTACAGAGTACATCACAAAacccaaataaaaacaaacccaGAGAGTGCACGCATACACTGTGTGATTTAGTCtatgaaaatgcatttagaatgccCTTGAGATGCAAGATGAGGCAAATCCTTCAGTAtgccttttatatttatataatttaatataattaatctaTATCACACCGAGTTGTGTTTTTTCTCCACATATCatagaaaatgtataattcattTTATGCAAGTTTAATAAAGTTAGTATTAAgttagttacattttaaatgcctGAATTCGCTGAATTTCAccaatgaaaatagttccaaacacacAAGACTGTGTTTTGTTATTGAatgaatcatatttatttttgattcatatttatttatattctattttgaattaccggtaactttttaaaatgtatattttcacttTCGATACTTAagtttaaaattttacttttcatACTTAAGTACATGCACAGAAACCAAGTGTGGGTTACTTTTGAGAGCTTACTAACAAATACCACCAAGATGAATATCAAGCTTTAGTGCAATGGAATTATTTATCTTGATGGAGAAGAGCATCAGTTACACAGTGGTCAGTGTGTTTTGCTGAATCACCTCTGGGTCAGCGAGTCTC contains these protein-coding regions:
- the LOC113078795 gene encoding CCR4-NOT transcription complex subunit 4-like encodes the protein MSRSPEVKEDPMECPLCMESLEIDDVNFFPCTCGYQICRFCWHRIRTDENGLCPACRKPYPEDPAVYKPLSQEELQKIKNEKKQKQNERKQKITENRKHLSSVRVVQRNLVFVVGLSQRLADPEVLKRPEYFGKFGKIHKVVINNSTSYAGSQGPSASAYVTYIRSEDALRAIQCVNNVVVDGRTLKASLGTTKYCSYFLKSTQCPKPDCMYLHELGDEAASFTKEEMQAGKHQEYEQKLLQELYKTNPSFLQSSTGAGEKTKGKSGTSQSSSSNNKEAWPSLQTTGKTTNGLPEHYKTPPLDGGSDSENMTPDGLDTELGLGSITGLPPFTSDCDPVSPTNRPTDSIGISNG